From a single Bos indicus isolate NIAB-ARS_2022 breed Sahiwal x Tharparkar chromosome 11, NIAB-ARS_B.indTharparkar_mat_pri_1.0, whole genome shotgun sequence genomic region:
- the CALM2 gene encoding calmodulin-2 isoform X2, which produces MADQLTEEQIAEFKEAFSLFDKDGDGTITTKELGTVMRSLGQNPTEAELQDMINEVDADGNGTIDFPEFLTMMARKMKDTDSEEEIREAFRVFDKDGNGYISAAELRHVMTNLGEKLTDEEVDEMIREADIDGDGQVNYEEFVQMMTAK; this is translated from the exons ATG gcTGACCAACTGACTGAAGAGCAGATTGCAG aATTCAAAGAAGCTTTTTCACTATTTGACAAGGATGGTGATGGAACTATAACAACAAAGGAATTGGGAACTGTAATGAGATCTCTTGGGCAGAATCCCACAGAAGCAGAGTTACAGGACATGATTAATGAAGTGGATGCTGATG GTAATGGCACAATTGACTTCCCGGAATTTCTGACAATGAtggcaagaaaaatgaaagatacagacagtgaagaagaaattAGAGAAGCATTCCGTGTGTTTGATAAA GATGGTAATGGCTATATTAGTGCAGCAGAGCTTCGCCATGTGATGACAAACCTTGGAGAGAAGTTAACAGATGAAGAGGTTGATGAAATGATCAGGGAAGCAGATATTGATGGTGATGGTCAAGTAAACTATGAAG agTTTGTACAAATGATGACAGCAAAGTGA
- the CALM2 gene encoding calmodulin-2 isoform X1: protein MVRQRLGASTAVVSQADQLTEEQIAEFKEAFSLFDKDGDGTITTKELGTVMRSLGQNPTEAELQDMINEVDADGNGTIDFPEFLTMMARKMKDTDSEEEIREAFRVFDKDGNGYISAAELRHVMTNLGEKLTDEEVDEMIREADIDGDGQVNYEEFVQMMTAK, encoded by the exons ATGGTGCGCCAGAGGCTGGGGGCGTCCACGGCGGTTGTGTCGCAg gcTGACCAACTGACTGAAGAGCAGATTGCAG aATTCAAAGAAGCTTTTTCACTATTTGACAAGGATGGTGATGGAACTATAACAACAAAGGAATTGGGAACTGTAATGAGATCTCTTGGGCAGAATCCCACAGAAGCAGAGTTACAGGACATGATTAATGAAGTGGATGCTGATG GTAATGGCACAATTGACTTCCCGGAATTTCTGACAATGAtggcaagaaaaatgaaagatacagacagtgaagaagaaattAGAGAAGCATTCCGTGTGTTTGATAAA GATGGTAATGGCTATATTAGTGCAGCAGAGCTTCGCCATGTGATGACAAACCTTGGAGAGAAGTTAACAGATGAAGAGGTTGATGAAATGATCAGGGAAGCAGATATTGATGGTGATGGTCAAGTAAACTATGAAG agTTTGTACAAATGATGACAGCAAAGTGA